In Pseudomonadales bacterium, a single window of DNA contains:
- a CDS encoding type II toxin-antitoxin system prevent-host-death family antitoxin, producing MDAITYSTARAKLADTMDRVCHDHEPIIITRNGEQSVVMMSLDDFKALEETSYLLRSPKNARQLLESIAALEAGRGKVRSLAE from the coding sequence ATGGACGCGATCACGTACAGCACAGCTAGAGCCAAGTTGGCCGACACCATGGATCGTGTCTGTCACGACCATGAGCCCATCATCATCACGCGAAACGGGGAACAGTCCGTTGTGATGATGTCGCTCGATGACTTCAAGGCGCTGGAAGAAACGTCTTATCTGCTGCGTAGCCCGAAGAACGCAAGGCAGCTGCTGGAAAGTATCGCAGCGCTTGAAGCGGGCAGGGGCAAAGTGCGGAGTCTGGCAGAGTGA
- a CDS encoding Txe/YoeB family addiction module toxin translates to MNLLFSEQAWEDYLHWQKTDKKLVQRINALVKEITRTPHEGTGKPEPLKHALSGYWSRRINDEHRIVYKIVDGDLLIAQLRYHY, encoded by the coding sequence GTGAATCTGCTCTTCTCTGAGCAGGCTTGGGAAGATTATTTGCATTGGCAAAAAACCGACAAGAAGTTGGTGCAGCGAATCAATGCCCTGGTGAAGGAAATTACGCGCACACCGCATGAGGGAACCGGCAAGCCAGAGCCACTGAAGCACGCGTTGTCTGGCTATTGGTCGCGGCGCATCAATGACGAGCATCGAATCGTCTATAAGATTGTGGATGGCGATTTGCTTATCGCACAGTTGCGATACCACTATTGA